tttctaatcaagcccttttcgattctaaCAAGCTTttcccacccaaaggtcattatctgagttcgggatacagattagaagatttgtggttgagtacgaagaacatcacgtggagaaggcgcaagcaatcgtcgattctttggagaatcagatcggtaattctaaaccgtaggaattcatgttttaggtttttattccttttacatgaattatgtgcgttcttggatgcaattctgtgtttaacatgtagttaattaatcccataatcggtcaaatagatccgtagatctgatttatttgtgaatgcatgacttccgctgtgcaaggggctccaaaccccagcaagGAGTCCCTCCAAATTACTGCACAACACGCTCAAGCTCATGTGCCTCGACAATAGCCCAACACACCATGTACGTCACTTAtctgttggggtttggtgccccttgcacaacggaagacttgtacataacaaataaatcagataaggatctatttgatcgattatgagattaatcaattcacatgttaaacagatgattacatgctagaacgcaaataatccATGCTTAAAGAAAGTAAATCCTAGAACATGAATTCTACAGTTTaaagttaccgatttgattctccaaagaatcgtcgattgcttgctccttctccacgtgatgatcttcaatactagaccacagatcttctgactggttcccgaactgtatctcaatatcagggtgggctgatcttatcaaaatactaggactcgaataaagaagacagaaaaatTCCTCACGAAGACGAGCTGAAATTCTCATGGAGGAGAAAAAGCATGAAAAATAGTCCCCTACTCTTTTTAGGAGTGGAcgaattttttcataaaaattcaaatctattttatgtctcctctattatcctatttataatagttacatattgggcccagtcggggatctatggaaggttttggatatggtcCCCCTGATTAGCtttatactaattaaattgaactcataATTTAATACAAACTTATATTCGAATATTATGAgtaaccactacagaagtaatattgcactgcccatccaaatccgaaattataagtaatccgggtttccgttttgtttgtcgtttatttctcgcgcttaagatagaaatgtccattaattaattcatatctgctatggacttaattaatttacatCTTATTAGTTCCAAGAGtgaacttagcaagaaacacttatttattattcatggaataattaaattccaattggccactttccgaataataaaaacttgttcgagctcctcttgggGACATTATCAAACTAAACTCACTAGGCGCGCGATttaacataatagcaatcctagcaccgctagatattaatcaccactacccaatatatcaggattattgggttgtgaaaaacccgcaccatttgataagtcaaagtagtgcataatcaataccgtatgctcaatgctaacgtatgttgattaagaaatagttgtttatcaagacctagtcttccaGTAAATAGCatgaagacatgtcttgctgttcgatccgttcagtgctataccacaccaatgtcatcttatttcagtaaggcttagaaataatcggactgacattgcaacctttcccgataggtagccaaagcctatctacgttgtgaaattcttctttctcttttgcaaagcattgcatagaaccgaccgtgttaccttaaagtggacgacacccacaaccggtctactaagcaaaagacttagactttgtttacttcttatgcatttaaatgttcataaaacatcttataaatgcacaagcaaacacaatgtagtAATGATGGTGATTCTATTCATGCGTAACTGTTCGAATAATACCGAATcaggtcaaaagtggattgtagagtttttcgtatacaagcaagattctattcgtgctcgaaacatgATTTTCAATATACCGAACCTAACATTATCCCTATGTGTTGTTTATCTCGAGGCACATGTTTGGCAATTGACGATCCACGTATGacatccaaataaactacaacaACAATTATCCATCAAACTATTAGACAAACACATATAAATCAATGAACACAAATATATATgaaaacattatttattttacctGGCTATTTTGGAGTAATGATAACTATCCACGATAATGTTGAACAGAATTTTGGGCGATTTGTTTATTAAATATGAGTCAATCCACCtacaatacaattttttttaatatgatgtcattaaatacacaaaatacttaAACAATAAACTTACATCGATGCACATGGAGTGTTGTCCATATGCATACGTGCATCACAAAATCGGGTCTCAAAGTGGGCATTCTCTCTCACACCCACAGTTGTAGGAGCTGTAGGAGTACTGTCGGACCTCCAATGTCTTTACTTTTACCCATGAAAGCCTCACAAAGATTATGATATAAGGTAGCAAGTGCAGCACTCGCCCAACAAATCAAAGAGGCAACCTCAACATCCCGAATTATGGTCAACCAAATCAGAGGTATCTTACACCCTAAGCCATCGGGTTACCCTGCAATAGCACAAGCACAATCATACGTGACCGTTGAATGTAGGCTTTATCTTCTACATCATCATTTAACGGTTCCCTCGCCATCCTATTTATTAGAGCCGATGCCAAAATACCGTTTTCCTTCATCTCACTTTGATGTGGATAGAAGCCCAACAGTTCACCACATAGATTCTCCCACCCGTATTCACATAACCATTACCTGTAAAAGGAAATCCATCTACACGTAGACCCCATAACACTTGAACGTCCTGTAAGGTAACAGTAGCTTCTCCTACAGGAAGATGGAAGGTATGTGtttctggcctccaacgttcaaccAATGTTGTTATCAAAGCATGATCTACATCTAGAGACTTGCCACAATAATAAACTCCACCAAAACCAAATCTGCAGACATAATCAATCACACGTCTGTAATGATTATCTATTTTCCAAAAATGCCCCACAAAGCGCCGAATATTGAAAGAAGGTGTTTCCTCGTCTGCCCACGTCTTACGAGATATGTGGCTATGCTGATATCGCAATACAGAAGGATCTTCTGGTCCATAACCCGACATCCTAATAAAAACAACATATTCAGTTATAAACCAAAAATtctactccttccgttccatagtaatagagtcacttttccattttggtacgttccatagtaatagagtcatttctctttttagtaaaagtaacacatttctccacacatactttactctctcttactttattctctcttcatctctctgtctttttccttttcaactttattctatctttacttaactcacctaatacAATTTTGTTAATCTCTgtaccgaaaagaaacgtctccatTACTAtaaaacggaggaagtataaaaatatgaatcaaagtttgatattctaaccataaatcaaaatttcatacaacacaaataaatagaatCACTTAAAAAGATGACCAAGATGACCCATACGTAAATGTAAACACCTTTTATAtctaatttattctctctcttttactttactccctacttcacacataaaataaaattgcataaattctcGTACCGCCCAATGAATGGATCATCTTCCTTACGACGGAGGGAGCAATTTATAAAGAAATCACATATAAAGAaatttttgggtcaaatatCACTAGAGATTGCCATTAACCTGGCAAACAAGCACAGGCACGATACCACCTATTTTAACTAAATTTTCAGTTTAGATCAAGTAGCATAGTATCATCACCTCAAAAACAcgaattaattttataatcatTAGAACTCCATATTCAAGTTCCTTAGGAGGGACATACACATCAGATAGAATCAACTAAAAACACAAATATCATCTAAATATCATTACTGACATTGAACTGGCTCAGTGAGTTTCTTGTCGTCACTCATCTGTTACATGCTCACACGTTCCCCAATTTACACTAGCATAGTATCATCCATCTTGAAGTGTATATACCAAATTCTCAATATAATTCATGATATCCTACCAATCTTAACTAGGTTAGTATAAATTCAGCCCTCAAATTCAAGTACGTGAGTCCTCTCAAATTCTGAACCCTTTCACCACAAATTCTTCAAAATACAAGACGTACACATTTTAGAACATAGAATcgaaaactaaattaaaattgacCTAAAATTAAAACCTCAAATTCAAAATGCATTTCAAAGGACTCATCCACTTAGACTCTCTTCTGAGATATTTTTCACAAACTGGAAACTGGTAtaccaaaaaaatcaaaagcaaTAGCAAAGGTGCAGAGCATTTTAGAACATAGAATCAGAAGCAAATACTCAAATTCATATAGAATTCAGTTATATATGAATACATAAATCTAGAACCAAACTAGAATGAAATATGTGAATACAGATATAAAATGGTAGAATTTGAAGTATAAAAAAGCACAATATTACAGTGTGTGAAAATTTTCCAACGCCGTCCATTCCGATAATTGTGATGGCTCATCTCTTTCAATTTGAAATTGATAATATAATCTGACCATCATTCCAtctaaataaatatagaaaaaaattaggtTGGCCTACTTCTACTTCCTCCGGAGGGATATCTCTCAAGTTGAGAAGGAATTTGATCTTGGAATGCATTTTATAATTGCTGCGAATTCTTAAATACTCTACTCGTTCCATAATAATagaattattttatcattttagtatgTTCCTTAGTAATagaatcatttcttttttaataaaagtcaacacatttctccacacctattttactctctcttactttattctctctttatctctctacttttgtcattttctactttattctccatttacttaactcaacTTACCtaatgaaatttttgttaatcGCTATCtcaaaaagaaacgcctcaattactataaaacggagggagtagattttAATTTCAAAGTGAAGAGGTCTATGAAATAATTGAGTCAAAAGTCCGTAAAAAAGCACTACAAATTCAGACATTGGAATCCACAGCATTGACCACAATAATGGAGGGGCAAAAAGCCGTGACTAGTGTCGGATGAATGTTGGATATAATAATAgagtaaatttttaattttatttgatcatTTGAAGAGCCATTATAACTTTGTACGATCTTTCAAAAAAATTACTTCCTTTGTCAGCGAAATGTTGTGCAGtttttcatttcggtccgtccgcAAAATATTatccactttattttttttatttttggtaaatggtctttactttccactaattcattacactcacattttattttaaaactaatatataaatatgggacctacattatactaattttttccattcaattttcttcacatttcttaaaactcgtgccgagttaAACATGGACAATATTttgcggacggatggagtatttgaatttatgaagaagaagcaaGGAAAGAAAGTAAATATAATATGAAAACCATTTTTTATATTCCCTTTATTTCAAAAGAatatacatttttcttttttaattcgACCCATAAAAATTTAACTGGAAAGTAAATAGAATGTAGAacctatttttaatattatactccctccgtccctgaaattttgtcacatttttctattttcgtctgtcccataAACTTTGTCAcgtttcactttttaccattttttgtagtagacctcacattcactaacttattataactctcattttattataaaactaatacttaaAAAGCAGGACTTACAttctaccaactttttcaattcactttctattacatttcttggcAAAATGAATCTTTAAATGGTGTACGGAAGGAGTAACaacctaaaaaaatgaaataaagtaaataattcTGCAAATCGtgaataattcaaaatggcaaaatgggtGTTTAAatagtggacggagggagtaacaaccTAATGAGGAAACATTAGTTGTACTATCCATGTACTGGCATCATTCCCTCTTATCAATCTTTCATCATTTTCTCAAGAGCACGAACTTAGCAACGATGCTTGCTGGATTGCTGAATTAATACTTACCTGAAATATCATATCGATCACGTTTCTCCAAGGGTCTTCATTTCTTACAACGAATCCTGTTTCTTGTCTTTGGTAtcattgttagagtttgtatactagaaatcacctttcgagtgattgaatactgtaaaactctttattttattttccaatggatgaaacagattatttttgtcataatattgttatgttttacatttaatggatgtttattgtatgtttaaatatataagtaacttaacaaagtctaagtctttggtttagtagaccagttgtgggcgtcgtccactttaaggtaacacggtcagttttgaacaaagaaaaataagaatttcactacccagataggcctagactacctatcgtgaaaggttgcaatgccagtccgcatatttctaagccttactgaaataagatgacattggcgTGGTAGAGTaatgaattggatctaacagcgagacaagtctttatgctatctactgaaagacgaggtcatgataaattatttatttcttaatcaatgtacgtcaGCATtaagcatacggtattgattatacactactttgacttatcaaatggtgcgggtttttcgcaacctaATAATCCcagtatattgggtagtggtgattaatatctagcggtgctaggattgctattatattgaatcgtgcgcgaggtgagtctcgtttgataacgtcctcaagaggagctcgaaacaagactttattattcagaacctagatagttggagtttgattactctatgaataataaataagcgtttcttgctaagtccactcttggaattaataagatgttaattaattaattgacgtttctatcttaagcgcggaaaatgaacgacaaacaaacggaaacccggattacttataatttcggatttggatgggcagtgcaatattacttctgtagtggttgctcgtaatatttcattataagcttgtattaaattgtgggttcgatttaattagtaaaaagctaattgggggaggtcatatccaaaaccttccatagatctctgactgggcccaatatgtgacttaatataaataggagaataaaggagacagaaaatacatttaattttattgctaattttcgtccccctctcctaTACTGTGAGGGACGAAATTTTCCCTTCAGCTCTTCTCCGTGAGATAGAAtttatgtcttctttatttaagtcctagtattctggtgagatcagcccacactgatatcaacATACACTCcgagaaccagtcagaagattcgTAGTCTAGTACTCAacatcttcacgtggagaaggcgcgagccatcttcgattctttagagaatccccaaggtaaaatggctaatccgtagaaaacatgttttaggtttcaattacactaaagcatgatttaattcaagttatgagcatgatacatgagataattgcacgaatagaatttgtctaaataatctgctaaatagatcaaaattattatgtaattgatttatgtacgcttccgctgccaaccccttccaTCATCACATCTAAAATCAGTTGATGGGTGCTTCTCTAAAGAGCATATTGACCTTTGAAGCTTCAATTCTAAAATTTGGATTTAAACGACATTTATTCCAGCACATCAAGGTGAATTTGGAGCGGTGTATCGCATGCTCGTAGTATCTTTTAGTAGTACTTCATTAGTCCAACTCAGGATGTCCacatttccttttaattttccTCACTCTAACtttctaaatt
This portion of the Salvia splendens isolate huo1 chromosome 10, SspV2, whole genome shotgun sequence genome encodes:
- the LOC121750822 gene encoding serine/threonine-protein phosphatase 7 long form homolog isoform X1, yielding MMVRLYYQFQIERDEPSQLSEWTALENFHTLMSGYGPEDPSVLRYQHSHISRKTWADEETPSFNIRRFVGHFWKIDNHYRRVIDYVCRFGFGGVYYCGKSLDVDHALITTLVERWRPETHTFHLPVGEATVTLQDVQVLWGLRVDGFPFTGNGYVNTGGRIYVVNCWASIHIKVR
- the LOC121750822 gene encoding serine/threonine-protein phosphatase 7 long form homolog isoform X2, giving the protein MMVRLYYQFQIERDEPSQLSEWTALENFHTLMSGYGPEDPSVLRYQHSHISRKTWADEETPSFNIRRFVGHFWKIDNHYRRVIDYVCRFGFGGVYYCGKSLDVDHALITTLVERWRPETHTFHLPVGEATVTLQDVQVLWGLRVDGFPFTG